Proteins from a single region of Erythrobacter sp.:
- a CDS encoding SDR family oxidoreductase, with translation MGQLQGKTAVILGAASEGNMGQTIARLFAKEGAKVMVAGRKEAPLAALAKELGGEYALCDIAKKAEVNAMADKAVAAFGRVDIAINTTGWGLLASLEEITDEQLDQIVDLQFKGVHHFLQAFVRVMSAQAPTGGSLISLSSATTKAIITNHAAYIGTKRGSEALIECVANDYGHLGIKANTVSPAFTDSPMTHASFQVPGLTDAFLPRYPMGRLNTVDDVAHACLWLSTDQAYVTGANIQPNGGLIMRGNPQAGDVAAAVGAAMAKLQG, from the coding sequence ATGGGACAATTGCAAGGCAAGACCGCGGTCATTCTGGGGGCGGCGTCGGAAGGCAACATGGGCCAGACCATCGCCCGCCTGTTTGCCAAGGAGGGCGCAAAGGTGATGGTGGCGGGCCGCAAGGAAGCGCCGCTCGCCGCGCTCGCCAAGGAGCTCGGCGGCGAATATGCCCTGTGCGACATTGCCAAGAAGGCCGAGGTCAATGCCATGGCCGACAAGGCGGTCGCCGCCTTCGGCCGGGTCGATATCGCGATCAACACCACCGGCTGGGGGCTTCTGGCGAGCCTGGAGGAAATCACCGACGAGCAGCTCGACCAGATCGTCGACCTGCAGTTCAAGGGCGTGCACCACTTCCTGCAGGCCTTCGTGCGGGTTATGAGTGCGCAAGCCCCCACTGGCGGTTCGCTGATCAGCCTGTCCTCGGCCACCACCAAGGCGATCATCACCAACCACGCCGCCTATATCGGCACCAAGCGCGGCTCCGAGGCGCTGATCGAGTGTGTTGCCAATGATTACGGGCACTTGGGGATCAAGGCCAACACGGTCTCGCCCGCCTTCACCGACAGTCCGATGACCCATGCGAGCTTCCAGGTGCCGGGTCTGACCGACGCCTTCCTGCCGCGCTATCCGATGGGCCGGCTCAACACCGTGGACGATGTCGCCCATGCCTGCCTGTGGCTCAGCACCGATCAGGCCTATGTGACGGGGGCCAATATCCAGCCCAATGGCGGGTTGATCATGCGCGGCAATCCGCAGGCGGGCGATGTCGCCGCAGCGGTGGGCGCAGCGATGGCAAAACTGCAAGGCTAG
- a CDS encoding nuclear transport factor 2 family protein, whose translation MFTGPLEDRVAINELNGTYADGVVRIDPVTWASVWADDADWDLMGHKTHGKDAIVAFWNGAMSGLEAVSFHCVPCMIEVTGDTAKARVQTQEILKPKDAKARHVGGLYEDELKKIDGQWRFTSRTFKIIAEFGVEG comes from the coding sequence ATGTTTACCGGACCGCTGGAGGATCGCGTGGCGATCAATGAATTGAATGGCACCTATGCCGATGGCGTGGTGCGGATCGATCCTGTCACCTGGGCGAGCGTCTGGGCCGATGATGCCGACTGGGATCTGATGGGCCACAAGACCCACGGCAAGGACGCGATCGTCGCCTTCTGGAACGGCGCGATGAGCGGGCTGGAGGCGGTCAGCTTCCACTGCGTGCCCTGCATGATCGAAGTCACCGGAGATACCGCCAAGGCACGGGTGCAGACGCAGGAAATCCTCAAGCCCAAGGACGCCAAGGCCCGCCATGTCGGCGGGCTCTACGAGGACGAATTGAAGAAGATCGATGGCCAGTGGCGCTTCACCAGCCGCACCTTCAAGATCATCGCCGAATTCGGTGTGGAGGGCTGA
- a CDS encoding putative quinol monooxygenase, translating into MAKILISAQIDLDPAQREEALRTARPHIEAALAEKGCIHYDWSACSMNPARVNVFEEWESEEALAAHFKDPAYTGMRDHIGQFGITGAVSAKYRVDAEGPVYNAEGNATEAFD; encoded by the coding sequence ATGGCAAAAATCCTGATTTCCGCCCAGATCGACCTCGATCCCGCCCAGCGCGAAGAGGCGCTGCGCACCGCCCGCCCGCATATCGAAGCGGCGCTCGCGGAGAAGGGCTGCATCCACTACGACTGGAGCGCCTGTTCGATGAACCCCGCGCGCGTCAACGTGTTCGAGGAGTGGGAGAGCGAGGAAGCCCTCGCTGCGCACTTCAAGGATCCGGCCTATACCGGCATGCGCGATCACATCGGCCAGTTCGGCATCACCGGGGCGGTCAGCGCCAAGTATCGGGTCGACGCCGAAGGCCCGGTCTACAACGCCGAGGGCAATGCAACCGAGGCATTCGACTGA
- the mobA gene encoding molybdenum cofactor guanylyltransferase — MLLGAILAGGQARRFGSDKAQALYGGARLIDRVAAAMVAQSGALVVCGREEPGFRCIPDWPEPGLGPLGGLAAALRHADENGFAGVLSAGVDAPDLPHDLARALAGEGAAIVESQPVVGLWPASAAPMLEAFLAGGGRSLYRFADHIAARRVDLARPLMNVNRPEDLPPA, encoded by the coding sequence GTGCTGCTCGGCGCGATCCTCGCCGGCGGACAGGCGCGGCGGTTCGGCAGCGACAAGGCGCAGGCGCTCTATGGAGGCGCGCGGCTGATCGATCGGGTCGCCGCCGCTATGGTCGCACAGTCCGGCGCGCTGGTGGTGTGCGGGCGCGAGGAGCCGGGTTTCCGCTGCATCCCCGATTGGCCCGAGCCCGGCCTCGGCCCGCTCGGCGGGCTTGCCGCCGCCCTGCGCCACGCGGACGAGAACGGCTTTGCAGGCGTGCTGTCGGCCGGGGTGGATGCGCCCGATCTGCCGCATGATCTTGCCCGCGCGCTGGCGGGCGAAGGCGCGGCAATCGTCGAAAGCCAGCCGGTGGTCGGCCTGTGGCCAGCCTCGGCCGCGCCGATGCTGGAGGCCTTCCTCGCGGGCGGAGGCCGCTCGCTCTACCGCTTTGCCGATCACATCGCCGCAAGGCGGGTGGACCTCGCCCGCCCGCTGATGAACGTCAACCGGCCGGAGGACCTGCCCCCGGCCTGA
- a CDS encoding NADP-dependent oxidoreductase — MPTTTRQWLLNGHPRGRGIEIENDFKMATVELPDPGPGEMLLKTHYLGFDPAQKGWMENIADYVAPMAIGDVMRGSGIAEVVASNGGRFAVGDLVFGTTGWAEYLVTDGKELTKVETEISPTAVLSVLGTTGLTAYCGLFKVGKPVAGDTVLVSGAAGATGSIVGQLAKIAGCRVVGIAGGQDKCDWLVREAGYDAAIDYKAGNVKAQIRELCPRGVDVIYDNVGGKILNDMLACIATNARVVICGGISRYETGSLPAGPENYFNLVFRRGTMAGFIVLDWASEFPGIRKRLEGFVKDGSLKYQEDIQHGFENAPQTLQRLFSGLNRGKQMLKL, encoded by the coding sequence ATGCCCACCACCACCCGCCAATGGCTCTTGAACGGACACCCGCGCGGTCGCGGCATCGAGATCGAGAACGACTTCAAGATGGCGACGGTCGAACTGCCCGATCCCGGCCCGGGAGAGATGCTGCTGAAGACGCACTATCTGGGCTTTGATCCGGCGCAGAAGGGCTGGATGGAGAACATCGCCGATTACGTCGCGCCGATGGCGATCGGCGACGTGATGCGCGGCAGTGGCATCGCCGAAGTCGTGGCGTCCAACGGCGGGCGGTTTGCGGTGGGTGACCTCGTGTTCGGTACCACCGGCTGGGCCGAATATCTCGTCACCGATGGCAAGGAACTGACCAAGGTCGAGACCGAAATTTCGCCCACCGCCGTGCTCTCGGTGCTGGGGACCACGGGCCTCACCGCTTATTGCGGGCTGTTCAAGGTGGGCAAGCCCGTGGCGGGCGACACCGTGCTGGTGAGCGGCGCTGCCGGGGCAACGGGGAGCATCGTCGGCCAGCTCGCCAAGATCGCCGGGTGCCGCGTGGTCGGCATTGCGGGCGGGCAGGACAAGTGCGACTGGCTGGTGCGCGAGGCGGGCTATGACGCCGCGATCGATTACAAGGCGGGCAACGTGAAGGCGCAGATCCGCGAGCTCTGCCCGCGCGGCGTCGACGTGATCTACGACAATGTCGGCGGCAAGATCCTGAACGACATGCTCGCCTGCATCGCCACCAATGCCCGCGTGGTGATCTGCGGCGGGATCAGCCGTTACGAGACGGGAAGCCTGCCTGCCGGGCCGGAGAACTACTTCAACCTCGTGTTCCGGCGCGGCACCATGGCGGGCTTCATCGTGCTCGACTGGGCGAGCGAATTCCCCGGCATCCGCAAGCGGCTGGAAGGCTTCGTCAAGGACGGCAGCCTCAAGTATCAGGAAGACATCCAGCACGGCTTCGAGAACGCGCCGCAGACTTTGCAGCGCCTGTTCAGCGGGCTCAATCGCGGCAAGCAGATGCTGAAGCTCTAA
- a CDS encoding molybdopterin-containing oxidoreductase family protein produces MGVQTHKTFCRFCHANCAMEVDVEDGKVVEVRGDPDDPAYGGYTCMKGRELPDSHNSENRLHHSLVRNEAGEFVSTPMDETLAHVASELRRIIDTYGPHSVAVFMGSGGFQNSAAMAASLSFANAVGSRNFYTSVTLDQPAKVFTTARYGKWMAGPNTFSESDVAFFIGNNPIVSHYAPVGGVPPFSPSRRIRDKKAEGLKLIVADPRESDVARLADIYLPVKPGEDPAMLAGMLNVIISEGLYDRNFVAANVDGFDELAEAVKAFPPEVAAERAGLDKDQLIAAARMFAGGTKGCATTGTGPEMAGHGTLTEYLVVCLNTICARFKQEGEKAAIPGVFSPYQNARRAQVGAPVPMFGAEGMPKSRFRGLGHLGWEMPCNVLADEILTPGEGQVRALISVGGNPVVGFPDQAKMVRALDDLELFVQIDPWMSASAKRADVVLAPSQCLEREDITSLSEWWHEEPYARYTEAVVAPPGDVIDEYEMFWTLAHHLGIQMNLNGGPLPMDRKPTKQEFLDLAVTGCLVPPSKVRADCAANGGAAVFYPEQHPKVEPVDESDFHRFDLAVGAMPAEIGKYAENPATREGFDFRLISRRSKTRFNSIGHPLKKLQAKTTTNPAYIHPDDISALGLEEGGLVAITSSHATIHGVVKASDKVRRGIVSMAHAYGDADATKDDVRERGSSTNRLVSEVVDYDPITGQSLQSAIPVKLEPA; encoded by the coding sequence ATGGGCGTACAGACTCACAAGACCTTCTGCCGCTTCTGCCATGCCAATTGCGCGATGGAAGTCGATGTCGAGGACGGCAAGGTCGTCGAAGTGCGCGGCGATCCGGATGATCCGGCCTATGGCGGCTACACCTGCATGAAGGGGCGCGAGCTGCCGGATTCGCACAATTCGGAAAACCGCCTGCACCACAGCCTTGTCCGTAACGAAGCGGGCGAATTCGTCTCGACCCCGATGGACGAGACGCTGGCCCATGTGGCGAGCGAACTGCGCCGCATCATCGATACCTATGGCCCCCATTCGGTGGCGGTGTTCATGGGCTCGGGCGGGTTCCAGAACTCGGCCGCGATGGCCGCCTCGCTGTCTTTCGCCAATGCCGTGGGCAGCCGCAATTTCTACACCTCGGTGACGCTCGATCAGCCGGCCAAGGTCTTCACCACCGCGCGCTACGGCAAGTGGATGGCGGGGCCGAACACCTTCAGCGAAAGCGATGTGGCCTTCTTCATCGGGAACAATCCGATTGTCTCGCACTATGCCCCCGTTGGCGGGGTGCCGCCCTTCAGCCCCTCGCGCCGCATCCGCGACAAGAAGGCGGAAGGCCTCAAGCTGATCGTCGCTGACCCGCGCGAGAGCGATGTGGCGCGGCTGGCGGATATCTACCTGCCGGTGAAGCCGGGCGAGGATCCCGCGATGCTGGCGGGCATGCTCAACGTGATCATTTCCGAAGGGCTCTATGATCGCAATTTCGTCGCGGCGAACGTGGACGGGTTCGACGAGTTGGCCGAGGCGGTGAAGGCCTTCCCGCCCGAAGTCGCCGCGGAGCGCGCAGGGCTCGACAAGGACCAGCTGATTGCGGCTGCACGGATGTTCGCGGGTGGCACCAAGGGCTGCGCCACCACCGGCACGGGGCCGGAAATGGCAGGCCATGGCACGCTCACCGAATATCTCGTGGTGTGCCTCAACACCATCTGCGCGCGCTTCAAGCAGGAGGGCGAGAAGGCCGCCATCCCGGGCGTGTTCAGCCCCTACCAGAACGCGCGGCGCGCACAGGTCGGCGCGCCGGTGCCGATGTTCGGCGCGGAAGGCATGCCCAAATCGCGCTTCCGCGGGCTCGGGCATCTGGGCTGGGAAATGCCGTGCAACGTGCTGGCGGACGAAATCCTCACCCCCGGCGAAGGCCAGGTGCGCGCGCTGATCTCGGTCGGCGGCAATCCGGTGGTGGGCTTCCCCGATCAGGCCAAGATGGTCCGCGCGCTGGATGATCTCGAGCTCTTCGTGCAGATCGATCCGTGGATGAGCGCCAGCGCCAAGCGTGCCGACGTGGTGCTTGCGCCCTCGCAATGCCTTGAGCGCGAGGACATCACCAGCCTTTCCGAATGGTGGCACGAGGAGCCCTATGCCCGCTACACAGAGGCGGTGGTGGCGCCTCCCGGCGATGTGATCGACGAATACGAGATGTTCTGGACGCTCGCCCACCACCTGGGGATTCAGATGAACCTCAATGGCGGCCCGCTGCCGATGGACAGGAAGCCGACCAAGCAGGAATTCCTCGATCTCGCCGTCACTGGCTGCCTCGTGCCGCCCAGCAAGGTGCGCGCGGATTGCGCAGCCAATGGCGGGGCGGCGGTGTTCTATCCGGAACAGCACCCCAAGGTGGAACCGGTGGACGAGAGCGACTTCCACCGCTTCGATCTGGCGGTGGGCGCAATGCCTGCGGAGATCGGGAAATATGCCGAAAATCCGGCGACACGCGAAGGTTTCGACTTCCGCCTGATCAGCCGCCGCTCGAAAACGCGCTTCAACTCGATCGGCCATCCGCTCAAGAAATTGCAGGCCAAGACCACCACCAACCCGGCCTATATCCACCCGGATGATATCTCCGCGCTGGGCCTGGAGGAAGGCGGTCTGGTCGCGATCACTTCGTCTCACGCCACCATTCACGGCGTCGTGAAAGCGAGCGACAAGGTGCGGCGCGGGATCGTGTCGATGGCGCACGCCTATGGCGATGCCGATGCGACCAAGGACGATGTGCGCGAGCGCGGCTCCTCGACCAACCGGCTGGTGAGCGAGGTGGTCGACTATGATCCGATTACCGGACAATCCCTGCAAAGCGCCATTCCGGTGAAGCTGGAGCCCGCTTAG
- a CDS encoding NADP-dependent oxidoreductase has product MPQNRRFLLQRRPDGTPVPDDFALVTEPTPALEEGQFLIRNHYASLDPAMRGWMDAEGNYMPPIPLGDPVRASTIGVVEESRAEGFAPGQWVMGLNALEDYSIGVAGGFTQPIDPSLVPSVTNYLSIFGAVGMTAYFGFLEVCQPKAGETVLVTGAAGAVGSLVGQLAKIHGCRAVGIAGGPAKCERLTEKYGFDAAIDYRGKDEAALTKAIAEACPDGVDVIFENVGGIILDAGLMNLNLHSRVGLCGLISEYNTEPRGIRNLWQLIVKRAHIRGLLVADYVPRFGEGAQAMGVWAAQGKLAIDEHIDEGLEHAFDSFMRLFAGTNDGKMILKIA; this is encoded by the coding sequence ATGCCCCAGAACCGCCGCTTCCTGCTTCAGCGCCGCCCCGATGGCACGCCGGTGCCCGATGACTTCGCGCTTGTCACCGAGCCCACGCCGGCGCTGGAAGAAGGCCAGTTCCTGATCCGCAACCACTACGCATCGCTCGATCCGGCGATGCGCGGGTGGATGGATGCGGAAGGCAACTACATGCCGCCGATCCCCTTGGGCGATCCGGTGCGCGCCAGCACCATCGGGGTGGTCGAGGAAAGCCGCGCGGAAGGCTTTGCGCCCGGCCAGTGGGTGATGGGTTTGAACGCGCTGGAGGATTACTCGATCGGCGTCGCGGGCGGCTTCACCCAGCCGATCGACCCGAGCCTCGTGCCGAGCGTCACCAACTACCTGTCGATCTTCGGCGCAGTCGGGATGACGGCCTATTTCGGCTTCCTCGAGGTGTGCCAGCCCAAGGCGGGCGAGACCGTGCTGGTGACGGGCGCTGCGGGCGCAGTCGGTAGCCTTGTCGGCCAGCTCGCCAAGATCCACGGCTGCCGCGCGGTCGGCATTGCGGGCGGGCCTGCCAAGTGCGAGCGCCTCACCGAGAAATACGGCTTCGATGCGGCCATTGACTACCGCGGCAAGGATGAAGCAGCCCTCACCAAGGCGATTGCCGAAGCCTGCCCTGACGGCGTCGATGTGATCTTCGAGAATGTCGGCGGGATCATCCTCGATGCTGGGCTGATGAACCTGAACCTGCACTCGCGCGTCGGACTGTGCGGCCTCATAAGCGAATACAACACCGAACCGCGCGGCATCCGCAACCTGTGGCAGCTGATCGTCAAGCGCGCCCATATCCGCGGGCTGCTGGTGGCCGATTACGTCCCCCGCTTCGGCGAGGGTGCGCAGGCGATGGGCGTGTGGGCAGCGCAGGGCAAGCTCGCCATCGACGAGCATATCGACGAGGGGCTGGAGCACGCCTTCGACAGCTTCATGCGGCTGTTTGCGGGCACCAATGACGGCAAGATGATCCTCAAGATCGCCTGA
- a CDS encoding ThuA domain-containing protein, translating to MRSLLVLSGGHPYEAGPFGELLGALGGWDITHLIHPEGGEADAADAIAAADGLLFYDMAGYSFGDGAVTMRPPSSAFRQAVAARFASGRGAVAMHHALAGWALWPEWHDWLGGQFHYQPGAHGQDSGYRHDVAYEAHVVADHPVTRGLPASFPVTDELYLCPIDETALTPLVRAEGFAFNRDNFYSAAQAVAGAMFSNDGWEHPPGSNCIAWESRTCPAPLVYLQCGDGPATYTNPNVRQMLAQALDYTSGGTTG from the coding sequence ATGCGCTCCTTGCTGGTCTTGTCGGGCGGGCACCCCTACGAGGCCGGGCCCTTTGGCGAGCTGTTGGGCGCACTGGGCGGTTGGGACATCACCCACCTCATCCACCCCGAAGGCGGGGAGGCCGATGCGGCGGACGCCATCGCGGCGGCAGATGGGCTGCTGTTCTACGACATGGCGGGCTACAGCTTTGGCGATGGCGCAGTGACAATGCGCCCGCCTTCGTCTGCCTTCCGGCAGGCCGTCGCGGCGCGCTTTGCCAGCGGCAGGGGCGCGGTCGCGATGCACCATGCGCTCGCAGGATGGGCGCTGTGGCCCGAATGGCACGACTGGCTGGGCGGACAGTTCCACTATCAACCCGGCGCCCATGGGCAGGATTCGGGCTATCGCCACGATGTCGCCTACGAGGCGCATGTGGTGGCCGATCATCCGGTCACACGCGGTCTACCCGCCAGCTTTCCGGTGACCGACGAGCTTTACCTCTGCCCGATTGACGAGACCGCCCTCACACCCCTCGTGCGGGCCGAGGGCTTCGCCTTCAATCGCGACAATTTCTACTCCGCCGCACAGGCCGTCGCAGGCGCGATGTTCAGCAATGACGGCTGGGAGCATCCGCCGGGCAGCAACTGCATCGCCTGGGAAAGCCGCACCTGCCCCGCCCCGCTCGTCTATCTGCAATGCGGCGATGGCCCGGCGACCTATACCAACCCGAATGTGCGCCAGATGCTGGCCCAGGCACTCGATTACACCTCAGGAGGAACCACCGGATGA
- a CDS encoding limonene-1,2-epoxide hydrolase family protein, which yields MTPQQTVEAFIGHWNACDVDAMLALCADGIVYHNIPMEPITGTTAMRAMVEGFLANISACEWQTHAIAANGNTVLTERTDGFIFKDGRRAAIRVMGTFDLDENGLITGWRDYFDMAEFQREFAGG from the coding sequence ATGACGCCCCAGCAAACTGTCGAAGCCTTCATCGGCCACTGGAACGCCTGCGATGTGGACGCGATGCTCGCCCTGTGTGCGGACGGCATCGTCTATCACAATATCCCGATGGAGCCGATCACCGGCACCACCGCGATGCGTGCGATGGTCGAAGGCTTTCTCGCGAATATCTCCGCCTGCGAATGGCAGACTCACGCCATCGCCGCCAATGGCAACACCGTGCTGACCGAGCGCACCGACGGCTTCATCTTCAAGGACGGGCGCCGCGCCGCGATCCGCGTGATGGGCACCTTCGATCTCGATGAAAACGGCCTGATCACCGGCTGGCGCGACTATTTCGACATGGCCGAGTTCCAGCGCGAATTTGCCGGGGGCTGA
- a CDS encoding cytochrome P450, protein MNKPEGNVFAPETLLDPFDYYRAMHEAGVEIELIEGMGTYVVYSYDLCSEAAAKPEIFSNDFTALMGRESDEEIQAILAEGWPDLPTLLTADHPVHTRNRKLVNLAFSAPRVNAIEADMRTKSIELIEAFADKGECEFVEEFGVPLPVAMIAGQIGLDDDPKRVKRWSDAAVDRFSQMVDHERKLECARSLVEFQHYMKGLIDDRRANGGNDLLTDLVEARVEGETPLIDPEIMSLMQQFMVAGNETTTSTLAGGLLQLIRNPDQMAKAKAAAGGRDPKVIMNLVEEALRYETPTAGMWRVVKADTELGGMKIPNGAVVQLRYAAANRDPKKFPDPDKFDIDRANARTHLSFGKGPHMCVGNMLSRKEMLVAFDELLERLDNFAVADENAIRILPNILLRGVTHLPITFTRKA, encoded by the coding sequence ATGAACAAGCCTGAAGGCAATGTCTTTGCCCCCGAAACGCTGCTGGATCCCTTCGATTACTACCGCGCCATGCACGAGGCGGGGGTGGAGATCGAACTGATCGAAGGGATGGGCACCTATGTCGTCTATTCCTATGATCTGTGTAGCGAGGCGGCGGCCAAACCGGAGATCTTCTCCAACGATTTCACCGCGCTGATGGGCCGGGAATCGGACGAGGAAATCCAGGCGATCCTCGCGGAAGGCTGGCCCGATCTTCCGACCCTGCTGACCGCCGATCACCCGGTCCACACCCGCAACCGCAAACTGGTGAACCTCGCCTTCTCGGCCCCGCGTGTGAACGCGATCGAAGCCGACATGCGGACCAAGTCGATCGAGCTGATCGAAGCCTTTGCCGACAAGGGCGAATGCGAATTCGTCGAGGAATTCGGCGTGCCGCTGCCGGTGGCGATGATCGCGGGGCAGATCGGGCTCGACGATGATCCCAAGCGGGTGAAGCGCTGGTCTGACGCCGCTGTCGACCGCTTCAGCCAGATGGTCGATCACGAGCGCAAGCTCGAATGTGCGCGCAGTCTGGTCGAATTCCAGCACTACATGAAGGGCCTGATCGATGATCGCCGCGCGAACGGCGGCAATGATCTGCTGACCGATCTGGTCGAGGCGCGGGTCGAGGGGGAAACCCCGCTCATCGACCCCGAAATCATGTCGCTGATGCAGCAGTTCATGGTGGCGGGGAACGAGACCACCACCTCGACGCTGGCAGGCGGCCTGCTCCAGCTGATCCGCAACCCGGACCAGATGGCCAAGGCCAAGGCTGCGGCTGGCGGACGCGATCCCAAGGTGATCATGAACCTCGTCGAGGAGGCGCTGCGCTACGAAACCCCCACGGCGGGCATGTGGCGCGTGGTCAAGGCCGATACCGAGCTGGGCGGCATGAAAATCCCCAACGGCGCGGTGGTGCAGCTGCGCTACGCCGCGGCCAATCGCGATCCGAAGAAGTTCCCCGATCCGGATAAGTTCGACATCGATCGCGCCAACGCCCGCACACACCTCAGCTTCGGCAAGGGGCCGCATATGTGCGTGGGCAACATGCTCAGCCGCAAGGAAATGCTGGTCGCCTTCGACGAGCTGCTCGAACGGCTCGATAACTTCGCGGTGGCCGACGAGAACGCCATCCGCATCCTGCCCAACATCCTGCTGCGCGGTGTCACGCATCTGCCGATCACCTTCACGCGGAAAGCCTGA
- a CDS encoding acyl-CoA dehydrogenase, translated as MNFDLSEEQQMFVTSVERFAAPIDVEARRRLRLSPTGYDRARWQSLAEMGLIALAASEDAGGMGGSPLDLALVAEAIGKANAPDPLIEHGVLPTLLLERGQAHEALEGVLAGTTIATFAWTERGQRYSLRAKGMKAESTGDGFVLSGEKTMVMGALIGDLFIVTADIGGEIACFLVPKDAPGLEVRAYRLADGSIAGELKLTRTPAAARLTLNAAALDGIVAEVRLLAAAEMVGLGQRLLDDTLAYVKERQQFGVAIGSFQALQHRLVDCYAREEQARSMLYRAALSDRGDTAAWQRAAAGAKAFIGENVDAIAREAVQMHGGMGITDELAIGHALKRVLLLARLFGDVDTVLAEYALAA; from the coding sequence ATGAATTTCGATCTGTCCGAAGAACAGCAGATGTTCGTGACCTCGGTCGAGCGCTTCGCCGCGCCGATCGATGTCGAAGCGCGGCGGCGGCTGCGGCTCTCGCCCACCGGCTATGACCGGGCGCGCTGGCAGAGCCTTGCCGAAATGGGCCTGATCGCGCTCGCCGCGAGCGAGGATGCAGGCGGCATGGGCGGCTCGCCGCTCGATCTGGCGCTGGTGGCCGAAGCGATCGGCAAGGCCAATGCCCCCGATCCGCTGATCGAACATGGCGTGCTGCCCACCCTGCTGCTCGAACGCGGGCAGGCGCACGAAGCGCTCGAAGGCGTGCTGGCGGGCACGACCATCGCCACTTTCGCCTGGACCGAACGCGGCCAGCGCTACAGCCTCAGGGCCAAGGGCATGAAGGCGGAAAGCACCGGAGACGGCTTCGTGCTCTCGGGCGAAAAGACCATGGTGATGGGCGCGCTGATCGGCGATCTGTTCATCGTCACCGCCGATATCGGCGGGGAGATCGCCTGCTTCCTCGTGCCGAAGGATGCACCGGGCCTCGAAGTGCGGGCCTATCGCCTTGCCGATGGCAGCATCGCGGGCGAACTGAAGCTGACCCGCACGCCCGCTGCCGCGCGGCTGACGCTCAATGCGGCGGCGCTCGACGGGATCGTTGCCGAAGTGCGCCTGCTCGCAGCGGCCGAAATGGTCGGTCTCGGCCAGCGCCTGCTCGACGATACGCTCGCCTATGTGAAGGAGCGCCAGCAGTTCGGCGTCGCCATCGGCAGCTTTCAGGCACTCCAGCACCGGCTGGTCGATTGCTATGCGCGCGAGGAACAGGCGCGCTCGATGCTCTATCGCGCCGCGCTCAGCGATCGCGGCGATACCGCAGCGTGGCAGCGGGCTGCGGCGGGGGCCAAGGCCTTCATCGGCGAGAATGTCGACGCCATCGCCCGCGAGGCGGTGCAGATGCATGGCGGCATGGGGATCACCGACGAACTCGCCATCGGCCACGCCCTGAAGCGCGTGCTGCTGCTCGCGCGGCTGTTCGGCGATGTCGATACGGTGCTGGCGGAATATGCGCTTGCGGCGTGA
- a CDS encoding OB-fold domain-containing protein — translation MGEKIDPNLWSDGAEPHLMGGRLPSGEIVFPMPAGDAAEGVTPHKLSRRGKLWSWTSQGFLPKEPYEGPGSGPGEGPPDFQPYLLGYVELPGEVIVESRIVDARLEDLHLGMELEFCIVPFNMTHDTFAFRPVAAQESKAA, via the coding sequence ATGGGCGAAAAGATCGACCCCAATCTGTGGAGCGACGGGGCCGAGCCGCACCTGATGGGCGGGCGGCTGCCTTCGGGCGAGATCGTCTTCCCGATGCCGGCGGGCGATGCGGCCGAGGGCGTCACACCTCACAAGCTGTCGCGTCGCGGCAAGCTGTGGTCGTGGACCAGCCAGGGCTTCCTCCCCAAGGAGCCCTATGAGGGCCCCGGTTCCGGCCCCGGCGAAGGCCCGCCCGACTTCCAGCCCTATCTGCTCGGCTATGTCGAACTGCCCGGCGAGGTGATCGTCGAGAGCCGCATCGTCGATGCTCGGCTCGAGGATCTGCACCTCGGCATGGAGCTCGAATTCTGCATCGTGCCCTTCAACATGACGCACGACACCTTCGCCTTCCGCCCCGTCGCTGCACAAGAGAGCAAAGCCGCATGA